In Rahnella variigena, one DNA window encodes the following:
- the phnF gene encoding phosphonate metabolism transcriptional regulator PhnF, producing the protein MNLSRHPTSHTTVYQQIAAELEQELRNGYRCGDYLPPEQQLAERFQVNRHTLRRAVDELVDRGWLQRRQGIGTLVLMRPYDYPLHSQARFSQNLLDQGSHPTSERLLAVLRPATDHVAAALSRQEGDTVIHLRTLRRVNGVPVCVIDHYLPDLDWWPALQNFHNGSLHDFIREEIKQKLSRRTTRINARRALAKESKLLEIVPQAPLLCVRTLNICEGSDSVAEYSVSLTRADMIELTMEH; encoded by the coding sequence ATGAACTTATCTAGACATCCGACCAGTCACACCACGGTGTATCAGCAAATCGCTGCCGAACTGGAACAGGAACTGCGTAACGGTTACCGCTGCGGCGATTATCTGCCGCCGGAACAACAGCTTGCCGAACGTTTTCAGGTGAACCGCCATACGTTGCGCCGTGCGGTGGATGAGCTGGTCGATCGCGGCTGGCTGCAACGCCGTCAGGGTATTGGCACGCTGGTGCTGATGCGTCCTTACGATTATCCGCTGCATTCGCAGGCGCGTTTCAGCCAGAACCTGCTGGATCAGGGCAGCCATCCGACAAGCGAACGTCTGCTGGCGGTGCTGCGTCCGGCCACCGATCACGTCGCGGCGGCGCTGTCGCGTCAGGAAGGCGACACCGTTATTCATCTGCGTACCCTGCGCCGCGTGAACGGCGTGCCGGTCTGCGTGATTGATCACTATCTTCCCGATCTCGACTGGTGGCCTGCATTGCAAAACTTCCATAACGGCTCGCTGCACGATTTTATCCGCGAAGAGATTAAGCAAAAACTCAGCCGCCGTACCACCCGCATTAATGCCCGCCGCGCGCTGGCAAAAGAGAGCAAATTACTCGAAATCGTCCCGCAGGCACCGCTGCTGTGTGTCCGCACCCTGAATATTTGTGAAGGCAGCGATTCGGTGGCGGAATATTCCGTCAGCCTGACGCGTGCCGACATGATCGAACTGACCATGGAGCACTGA
- the phnG gene encoding phosphonate C-P lyase system protein PhnG, with product MDHLQTRQRWMSVLAHSRPDELLAHWQPLNLSPQFERLRAAETGLTQLQGRMGGTGKRFVMGDMTVTRAVIQLDGGVYGYSYVSGRNKSHAELCAVIDALLQMQGMDELLHKRVIAPLAALQQERRQQRAREVASSRVDFFTLVRGE from the coding sequence ATGGATCACCTGCAAACCCGCCAGCGCTGGATGTCGGTGCTGGCTCACAGCCGTCCCGATGAGCTGCTCGCCCACTGGCAACCGCTGAATTTATCCCCGCAATTTGAACGACTCCGCGCTGCTGAAACCGGTCTGACCCAGCTTCAGGGGCGCATGGGCGGCACAGGCAAACGTTTTGTGATGGGCGATATGACCGTCACCCGCGCCGTCATTCAGTTAGACGGCGGTGTCTACGGCTACAGCTACGTCAGCGGGCGCAATAAGTCCCACGCCGAACTGTGCGCGGTCATCGATGCCTTGCTGCAAATGCAGGGCATGGACGAACTGCTGCACAAACGTGTGATAGCGCCGCTGGCTGCTCTGCAACAGGAACGCCGCCAGCAACGCGCCCGTGAAGTGGCTTCCAGTCGCGTCGATTTCTTTACCCTGGTTCGCGGAGAATAA
- the phnH gene encoding phosphonate C-P lyase system protein PhnH, with translation MSLVASFQHPVADAQYSFRRILKALSEPGVSVQLPAMPGFGALGSASACVLLTLIDNDTPLWLSASLNDEILRKNLRFHTGAVLTNDPSAVSFALADPALDSATLLAFPCGDEMSPELATSVIVQLESLTGGTPLRLRGPGIESSRMISPQLPDSVRDYLLNRPHRFPLGLDFMFTCGEELIAVPRTTRVEVC, from the coding sequence ATGTCACTTGTTGCCAGTTTTCAACATCCGGTTGCGGATGCGCAGTACAGTTTTCGCCGTATTCTCAAAGCGTTAAGCGAACCCGGCGTCAGCGTGCAGTTGCCAGCCATGCCCGGCTTCGGGGCGTTAGGTTCCGCCAGCGCCTGCGTGCTGCTGACGCTTATCGATAACGACACGCCGCTGTGGCTGAGTGCCTCGCTTAACGATGAAATCCTGCGTAAGAACCTGCGCTTCCATACCGGTGCAGTGCTCACCAATGACCCATCTGCCGTCAGTTTTGCGCTGGCCGATCCGGCGCTCGACAGCGCCACGCTGCTGGCTTTCCCGTGCGGTGATGAGATGTCGCCGGAGCTGGCGACCAGCGTGATTGTGCAGCTGGAAAGTCTGACCGGCGGCACGCCGCTGCGTCTGCGCGGGCCGGGCATCGAGAGCAGCCGCATGATTTCACCGCAGTTGCCTGATTCTGTTCGTGATTATCTGCTTAACCGCCCTCACCGTTTCCCGCTGGGTCTGGACTTTATGTTCACCTGTGGCGAAGAACTGATTGCCGTACCGCGCACCACGCGCGTGGAGGTGTGCTGA
- a CDS encoding carbon-phosphorus lyase complex subunit PhnI, with the protein MYVAVKGGEKAIAAAHQLLAHERRGNTDVNELGCEQIEQQLGLAVDRVMSEGGIYDRELAALAIKQSGGDLVEAIFLLRAYRTTLPRLATSEPLKTQAMRLERRISAIYKDLPGGQVLGPTYDYTHRLLDFALLAEGEAPFTPIADEPQPEDCGHVFDLLTQQQLAVQEEDDGTEPEDITRTPPVFPASRAARLQQLVRGDEGFLLSLSYSTQRGYGRTHPFAGEIRTGWLTVEIVPEELGFAIDIGEILLTECEMVNGFVAPEDKPPHFTRGYGLVFGRAERKAMSMSLVDRALQTREYNEQISSPAQDEEFVLSHADNVEAAGFVSHLKLPHYVDFQAELELLKRLRAAKEQDSANEQ; encoded by the coding sequence ATGTACGTCGCCGTTAAAGGGGGTGAGAAGGCGATTGCCGCCGCCCATCAGCTGCTGGCGCATGAGCGCCGCGGCAATACCGATGTGAATGAACTTGGCTGCGAACAGATTGAACAACAGCTGGGTTTAGCCGTTGACCGGGTGATGAGCGAAGGCGGAATTTACGACCGTGAGCTGGCCGCACTGGCGATCAAGCAATCCGGTGGCGATCTGGTCGAAGCGATTTTCCTGCTGCGCGCTTACCGCACTACGCTGCCACGTCTGGCGACCAGCGAGCCGCTGAAGACTCAGGCGATGCGCCTCGAACGACGTATCTCTGCTATCTACAAAGATTTGCCCGGCGGGCAGGTGCTCGGCCCGACTTACGATTACACCCACCGCCTGCTGGATTTCGCGCTGCTGGCCGAAGGCGAGGCGCCGTTCACCCCGATTGCCGATGAACCACAGCCGGAAGATTGCGGCCATGTGTTTGATTTGCTGACGCAACAACAGCTGGCGGTACAGGAAGAAGATGACGGTACCGAACCGGAAGACATCACCCGCACGCCGCCGGTATTTCCGGCGTCCCGTGCGGCACGTCTGCAACAGCTGGTGCGTGGCGACGAAGGTTTTCTGCTGTCACTGAGTTATTCCACCCAGCGCGGCTATGGCCGCACACATCCGTTTGCCGGTGAAATCCGCACCGGCTGGCTCACCGTCGAGATCGTGCCGGAAGAGCTGGGTTTTGCCATTGATATCGGCGAGATCCTGCTGACTGAATGCGAAATGGTGAACGGTTTTGTCGCCCCTGAAGACAAGCCGCCGCACTTTACCCGTGGCTACGGGCTGGTGTTTGGCCGCGCCGAACGCAAGGCGATGTCGATGTCGCTGGTGGATCGCGCACTGCAAACCCGTGAATACAACGAGCAAATTAGCAGCCCGGCGCAGGACGAAGAATTTGTCTTGTCCCACGCCGATAATGTCGAAGCTGCCGGTTTTGTCTCGCATCTTAAATTGCCGCATTACGTCGATTTCCAGGCGGAGCTGGAGTTGTTAAAACGCCTGCGCGCTGCGAAAGAACAGGACTCAGCCAATGAACAATAA
- a CDS encoding alpha-D-ribose 1-methylphosphonate 5-phosphate C-P-lyase PhnJ, which produces MNNNVAQTMTGYNHGYLDEQTKRMIRRGILKAVAIPGYQVPFAGREMPMPYGWGTGGIQLTASVIGTTDVLKVIDQGADDTTNAVSIRKFFQSVAGVKTTEKTVEASLIQTRHRIPETPLQEDQILIFQVPIPEPLRFIEPRETETRKMHALEEYGVMQVKLYEDIARFGHIATTYAYPVKVNDRYVMDPSPIPKFDNPKMNMMPALQLFGAGREKRIYALPPFTKVESLDFDDHPFTVQQWDEPCAICGSHHSYLDEVVLDDQGNRMFVCSDTDFCAQQVEQQASNEVNR; this is translated from the coding sequence ATGAACAATAATGTCGCCCAAACGATGACCGGCTACAACCACGGTTATCTCGACGAGCAGACGAAACGCATGATCCGCCGCGGGATCCTCAAAGCCGTGGCGATCCCCGGTTATCAGGTGCCGTTCGCCGGTCGCGAAATGCCGATGCCATACGGCTGGGGCACCGGCGGGATCCAGCTGACCGCCAGCGTTATCGGCACAACAGATGTGCTGAAAGTGATCGACCAGGGCGCGGATGACACCACCAATGCCGTGTCGATCCGCAAGTTCTTCCAGAGTGTCGCCGGGGTGAAAACCACTGAAAAAACTGTGGAAGCCAGCCTGATCCAGACCCGTCACCGCATTCCGGAAACGCCGTTGCAGGAAGATCAGATCCTGATTTTCCAGGTGCCGATCCCGGAACCGCTGCGCTTTATCGAACCGCGAGAAACCGAAACCCGCAAAATGCACGCGCTGGAAGAATACGGCGTGATGCAGGTGAAGCTGTATGAAGACATCGCGCGCTTCGGCCATATCGCCACGACTTATGCGTATCCGGTGAAAGTGAATGACCGCTACGTGATGGATCCGTCGCCGATCCCGAAATTTGATAACCCGAAAATGAACATGATGCCCGCATTACAGTTGTTCGGAGCCGGACGCGAAAAACGCATTTATGCCCTGCCACCGTTCACCAAAGTTGAGAGCCTGGATTTCGATGATCATCCGTTCACCGTTCAGCAATGGGATGAGCCGTGCGCGATTTGCGGATCGCACCACAGCTATCTCGATGAAGTGGTGCTCGACGATCAGGGCAACCGCATGTTCGTGTGCTCCGACACCGATTTTTGTGCTCAGCAGGTTGAGCAACAGGCTTCCAACGAGGTTAACCGCTGA
- the phnK gene encoding phosphonate C-P lyase system protein PhnK, which translates to MTTPLNLAAEPLLSVNNLTHLYAPGKGFSDVSFNLYPGEVLGIVGESGSGKTTLLQSISARLAPQEGQVIYNNGQAAAQSLYDMAESDRRRLLRTDWGVVHQHPMDGLRRQVSAGGNIGERLMAVGERHYGDIRKKAGQWLEDVEIPVSRIDDLPTTFSGGMQQRLQIARNLVTHPRLVFMDEPTGGLDVSVQARLLDLLRTLVVEMQLAVVIVTHDLGVARLLAHRLLVMKQGQVVESGLTDRVLDDPHHPYTQLLVSSVLS; encoded by the coding sequence ATGACCACTCCCTTAAATCTTGCCGCCGAACCGCTGCTGTCGGTGAATAACCTGACTCATCTTTATGCGCCGGGCAAAGGCTTTAGCGATGTGTCGTTCAATCTGTATCCGGGAGAAGTGCTGGGTATTGTCGGCGAATCCGGCTCGGGTAAAACCACGCTGTTGCAGTCGATTTCTGCCCGTCTCGCGCCTCAGGAAGGACAGGTCATCTACAACAATGGCCAGGCCGCCGCGCAGTCGCTGTATGACATGGCGGAAAGCGATCGCCGCCGTCTGTTGCGCACCGACTGGGGCGTGGTGCATCAGCATCCGATGGACGGTTTGCGCCGTCAGGTTTCTGCCGGCGGCAACATCGGCGAGCGCCTGATGGCCGTCGGAGAACGTCATTATGGCGATATCCGCAAGAAGGCCGGTCAGTGGCTGGAAGATGTCGAAATTCCGGTTTCCCGTATCGATGACCTGCCGACTACGTTTTCCGGCGGGATGCAGCAACGTCTGCAAATAGCCCGCAATCTGGTAACGCATCCGCGTCTGGTGTTTATGGATGAACCGACCGGCGGACTCGACGTTTCGGTTCAGGCACGTCTGCTGGATCTGCTGCGCACGCTGGTGGTGGAAATGCAACTAGCGGTGGTGATTGTCACCCACGATTTGGGGGTTGCCCGCCTGCTGGCGCACCGTCTGCTGGTGATGAAACAGGGTCAGGTAGTGGAAAGTGGCTTAACCGACCGCGTGCTCGACGATCCGCATCATCCGTATACGCAACTGCTCGTTTCTTCCGTGCTTTCCTAA
- the phnL gene encoding phosphonate C-P lyase system protein PhnL has product MTTKLRVENLSKTFVLHNQNSARLPVFSNASLTVNAGECVVLHGHSGSGKSTLLRSLYGNYLPDSGKIWVEHQGQQIDMVSAEARDILAVRRHTVGWVSQFLRVIPRISALNLVMQPLLELGVDKAQSEARASALLRHLNVPERLWHLAPSTFSGGEQQRVNIARGFVVDYPVLLLDEPTASLDATNRAAVVTLIEQAKARGAAVVGIFHDEDVRERVADRLYEMSPETAPEMSA; this is encoded by the coding sequence ATGACGACGAAGCTCAGGGTCGAAAATCTCAGTAAAACTTTTGTTCTGCATAACCAGAACAGCGCCAGATTGCCGGTTTTCAGCAATGCCAGCCTGACCGTGAATGCCGGGGAATGCGTGGTGCTGCACGGCCATTCCGGCAGCGGAAAGTCCACCCTTCTGCGTTCTTTATACGGCAACTATCTGCCGGACAGCGGCAAAATCTGGGTCGAGCATCAGGGCCAGCAGATTGATATGGTCAGCGCCGAAGCACGGGATATTCTGGCCGTTCGCCGCCATACGGTCGGCTGGGTCAGCCAGTTCCTGCGGGTCATTCCGCGCATCAGCGCACTGAATCTGGTGATGCAGCCGCTGCTGGAACTGGGTGTGGATAAAGCACAAAGTGAAGCCCGCGCCAGCGCGTTGCTCCGCCATCTGAATGTACCGGAACGTCTGTGGCATCTCGCGCCCTCCACGTTTTCCGGCGGCGAACAGCAGCGCGTGAATATCGCCCGGGGTTTTGTGGTCGATTATCCGGTGCTGTTGCTCGATGAACCGACCGCTTCGCTGGACGCCACCAACCGTGCCGCCGTTGTCACACTGATCGAGCAGGCAAAAGCGCGCGGTGCGGCGGTGGTCGGGATTTTCCATGATGAAGATGTGCGCGAACGCGTTGCCGATCGCTTGTATGAAATGAGCCCGGAAACGGCGCCGGAGATGTCCGCATGA
- the phnM gene encoding alpha-D-ribose 1-methylphosphonate 5-triphosphate diphosphatase, translating into MIINNVKLVLDDQVVEGSLEMQNGVISAFADNRSQLPQALDAQGGWLLPGFIELHTDNLDKFFTPRPKVDWPAHSAMSSHDALMVASGITTVLDAVAVGDVRDGGHRLDNLQKMIDAIVNSQNAGLNRAEHRLHLRCELPHETTLPLFEKLMDTSVLSLVSLMDHSPGQRQFATPQKYREYYQGKYHMNDEQMDDFQEEQIALSRRWAQPNREAIAAHCRKRHISLASHDDATAAHVEESLALGSVIAEFPTTEEAARASHNSGLQVLMGAPNIVRGGSHSGNVAAHHLASLGLLDILSSDYYPASLLDAVFRIANDESNAFSLPQAVKLVTRNPANALGLKDRGEIAEGKRADLVLARAHGDHFFVQNVWRQGIQVF; encoded by the coding sequence ATGATCATAAATAACGTCAAACTGGTGCTCGACGATCAGGTGGTTGAAGGGTCGCTTGAGATGCAAAACGGCGTGATCAGCGCCTTTGCTGACAACCGCAGTCAGCTGCCGCAGGCGCTGGATGCTCAGGGCGGCTGGCTGCTGCCGGGCTTTATCGAACTGCACACGGATAATCTGGATAAGTTTTTCACACCGCGACCAAAAGTAGACTGGCCAGCGCATTCTGCCATGAGCAGCCACGATGCACTGATGGTCGCCAGCGGGATCACTACCGTGCTGGATGCCGTCGCCGTCGGTGACGTACGCGATGGCGGGCATCGTCTGGATAATCTGCAAAAGATGATCGACGCGATTGTGAACAGCCAGAACGCCGGGCTGAACCGCGCCGAGCACCGTCTGCATCTGCGCTGCGAACTGCCACACGAAACCACGTTGCCGCTGTTTGAGAAGCTGATGGATACCTCGGTGCTGTCACTGGTTTCTCTGATGGACCATTCGCCGGGCCAGCGCCAGTTCGCTACTCCGCAGAAATACCGTGAGTATTATCAGGGCAAATATCACATGAACGACGAGCAAATGGACGATTTTCAGGAAGAGCAAATCGCCCTCTCCCGGCGCTGGGCGCAGCCAAACCGTGAAGCGATTGCCGCACACTGCCGCAAGCGCCATATTTCGCTGGCCAGCCATGACGATGCCACCGCCGCCCACGTTGAAGAATCACTGGCGCTCGGCAGCGTGATTGCAGAGTTCCCGACCACCGAAGAGGCAGCTCGCGCCTCGCACAACAGCGGCTTGCAGGTGCTGATGGGCGCACCGAATATCGTGCGTGGCGGTTCGCATTCCGGCAACGTGGCTGCGCACCATCTGGCTTCGCTTGGCCTGCTGGATATTCTCTCTTCCGATTACTATCCCGCCAGCCTGCTCGACGCGGTTTTCCGGATTGCCAACGATGAGAGCAATGCGTTCAGTTTGCCGCAGGCGGTGAAACTGGTGACCCGTAATCCGGCTAACGCGCTGGGTCTGAAAGATCGCGGAGAAATCGCCGAAGGCAAACGCGCGGATCTGGTGCTGGCACGCGCACATGGCGATCACTTTTTTGTGCAGAACGTCTGGCGTCAGGGCATTCAGGTGTTCTGA
- the phnN gene encoding ribose 1,5-bisphosphokinase, which translates to MSRLLYLMGASGSGKDSLLDALRQHLPTDVAVAHRYITRPADAGSENHIALSEAEFIQRRQHGLFAMDWHAHQYRYAVGIEIDTWMQLGFHVVVNGSRAHLEKARQRYGQRLVPVCLQVSETVLTERLTRRGREDTTQIAGRLQRAREYENALPAGCHRLNNDGALHETLQHLLAILALPVSAFIYPVTSS; encoded by the coding sequence ATGAGTCGTTTACTCTATCTGATGGGCGCTTCGGGTTCTGGCAAAGACAGTCTTCTGGACGCGCTGCGCCAGCATTTGCCCACCGATGTCGCCGTTGCGCATCGTTATATTACGCGCCCGGCGGATGCGGGTTCGGAAAACCATATTGCGCTGAGCGAAGCCGAATTTATTCAGCGTCGCCAGCACGGTTTATTCGCTATGGACTGGCATGCGCATCAGTACCGGTACGCCGTGGGCATTGAGATAGACACCTGGATGCAGCTCGGTTTTCACGTGGTGGTCAACGGCTCGCGCGCACATCTGGAAAAAGCCCGCCAGCGCTATGGCCAGCGGCTGGTACCGGTTTGTTTACAGGTTTCTGAAACGGTACTGACTGAACGCCTGACGCGTCGCGGACGTGAAGATACGACGCAAATCGCCGGTCGTCTTCAGCGTGCCAGAGAGTACGAAAACGCCCTGCCCGCCGGCTGCCACCGGCTGAATAATGACGGTGCGTTGCACGAGACTTTACAGCATCTGCTGGCCATTCTTGCCTTGCCGGTCAGCGCGTTTATTTATCCCGTCACTTCATCATGA
- a CDS encoding DapH/DapD/GlmU-related protein — translation MTDIIHPFSLADEQDYSRPKIGQQVELNRSTLGQYVHIADNAIIDETQIGDYSYTAGNNQIFCATIGKFVSIATYVRINPGNHPTYQRVAQHHFTYRSSVYGLGEDDQGFFDWRREHHVTVGNDVWIGHNAVLMPGVQVGNGAVIGTSAVVTKDVEPYSIVAGVAAKKIGMRFDDTMIGRIEASRWWDWDHETLKERMPDFRDLHVFAEKYL, via the coding sequence ATGACAGACATCATTCATCCGTTTTCGCTGGCTGACGAGCAGGATTATTCGCGGCCAAAAATCGGTCAGCAGGTCGAGCTGAACCGGTCAACGCTGGGTCAGTATGTGCATATTGCCGACAACGCGATCATCGACGAAACGCAGATCGGCGATTACTCTTATACCGCCGGAAACAATCAGATCTTCTGCGCCACGATTGGAAAATTTGTGTCGATCGCCACCTATGTGCGGATCAATCCCGGCAATCATCCGACCTATCAGCGCGTTGCCCAGCATCATTTCACCTATCGCAGTTCTGTCTACGGACTCGGTGAGGACGATCAGGGATTTTTCGACTGGCGGCGTGAGCATCATGTCACCGTAGGTAACGATGTGTGGATCGGCCATAACGCGGTGCTGATGCCCGGCGTGCAAGTCGGCAATGGCGCAGTGATCGGCACGTCTGCGGTGGTGACGAAAGATGTTGAGCCTTATTCGATCGTCGCGGGCGTGGCAGCGAAAAAGATCGGCATGCGCTTTGATGACACGATGATCGGGCGGATCGAAGCCAGCCGCTGGTGGGACTGGGATCATGAAACACTGAAAGAAAGGATGCCGGACTTCAGGGATCTGCACGTTTTCGCAGAAAAATACCTGTAG
- a CDS encoding type 1 glutamine amidotransferase domain-containing protein, producing MSKKIAVLITDEFEDSEFTSPAEAYKKAGHQVITIENKAGNVIKGKQGKAKVTIDKSIDDVNVADFDALLLPGGHSPDTLRGDDRFVDFTRDFAKSGKPIFAICHGPQLLISADVIRGRKLTTVKPVVVDVKNAGAEFYDKEVVVDDNTLVTSRTPDDLPAFNRESLKILAA from the coding sequence ATGAGCAAGAAGATAGCGGTACTCATCACTGATGAATTTGAGGATTCAGAATTCACTTCACCCGCCGAGGCCTATAAAAAAGCTGGCCATCAGGTTATTACCATCGAAAACAAAGCGGGCAACGTGATCAAAGGCAAACAGGGCAAGGCGAAAGTCACCATTGATAAATCGATTGATGATGTCAACGTGGCTGACTTCGATGCGCTGTTGCTACCTGGCGGACATTCGCCGGATACCTTGCGTGGTGACGACAGATTTGTCGATTTCACCCGTGATTTTGCGAAAAGCGGCAAACCCATTTTCGCCATCTGCCACGGCCCGCAGCTACTGATCAGCGCCGATGTTATACGTGGCCGAAAACTCACAACGGTTAAACCGGTAGTCGTCGACGTTAAAAACGCCGGTGCAGAGTTTTACGATAAAGAAGTCGTGGTTGACGATAACACGCTGGTCACCAGCCGGACGCCGGACGATCTGCCCGCCTTTAACCGTGAATCACTGAAAATTCTGGCGGCATAA
- a CDS encoding YhbP family protein, producing MNNPDDLKHILKFLNKQHVLALCAVADGEMWSANCFYVTDAESMTLYFMTEMKTLHGTLMAKSPHIVGTIAPHPKTIALIKGIQYRGEATVLSGEEEAHARHLYCRHFPVAIAMKAPVWGLKLSHIKMTDNALGFGKKLLWDREV from the coding sequence ATGAATAACCCTGATGACCTGAAACATATTCTGAAGTTTCTAAATAAACAGCATGTGCTGGCGCTGTGTGCCGTTGCGGACGGCGAGATGTGGAGCGCGAACTGTTTTTACGTCACGGATGCAGAAAGCATGACGTTGTATTTCATGACCGAAATGAAAACCCTGCACGGTACGCTGATGGCGAAATCACCGCATATAGTCGGCACGATTGCTCCGCATCCGAAAACAATTGCCCTGATTAAAGGCATTCAGTATCGCGGTGAAGCCACCGTGCTTAGCGGTGAAGAAGAAGCGCATGCGCGACATCTTTATTGCAGGCATTTCCCGGTCGCCATCGCCATGAAAGCGCCGGTCTGGGGACTGAAACTCAGTCACATTAAAATGACCGATAACGCGCTGGGTTTTGGCAAGAAACTGCTATGGGACAGGGAAGTTTGA
- a CDS encoding GIY-YIG nuclease family protein — MSAPSNWFLYMLRTPTGMLYTGITTDVTRRLGQHQCGKGAKSLRGKGELTLAFHCPAGDRSLASKLEIKVKKLSKAQKELLVRNAPECLENYLGLTESGK, encoded by the coding sequence ATGTCCGCCCCATCCAACTGGTTTTTATACATGCTGAGAACCCCGACCGGGATGCTTTACACCGGCATAACGACCGACGTGACACGGCGTTTAGGCCAGCATCAGTGCGGAAAAGGGGCGAAATCGTTGCGGGGAAAAGGTGAGCTGACGCTGGCATTTCATTGTCCGGCTGGCGACCGTTCACTGGCTTCAAAGCTGGAGATTAAAGTCAAAAAACTGAGCAAAGCGCAGAAAGAGTTGCTGGTGAGAAATGCACCGGAATGTCTGGAAAATTATCTGGGTTTAACGGAAAGCGGGAAATGA
- a CDS encoding GNAT family N-acetyltransferase: protein MLIRTEIPVDAAGIDRLLRASFPTGAEADLVQELREDGLLTLGVVATDDEGGVVGYVAFCPVDIRGEDRNWVGLAPLAVDESLRGQGLGEKLVYEGLDSLNEFSYAAVVVLGDPAYYQRFGFKPAAAHDLHCRWPETETAFQLFTLSDDALKDASGEVVFPSAFNRF from the coding sequence ATGTTAATTCGTACTGAAATTCCGGTAGATGCTGCGGGCATTGACCGTTTGTTACGCGCCTCATTCCCGACGGGCGCAGAAGCGGATCTGGTGCAGGAACTGCGCGAAGATGGCCTGCTGACGCTGGGCGTTGTGGCGACCGACGATGAAGGCGGTGTGGTGGGTTATGTTGCTTTCTGCCCGGTGGATATCCGGGGCGAAGACCGCAACTGGGTCGGGCTCGCGCCGCTGGCAGTAGATGAATCTTTGCGCGGTCAGGGGCTGGGCGAAAAACTGGTTTATGAAGGGTTAGATTCCCTGAATGAGTTCAGCTATGCCGCGGTAGTGGTATTGGGTGATCCGGCGTATTACCAGCGCTTTGGATTCAAACCGGCTGCTGCTCATGACCTGCATTGCCGCTGGCCGGAAACGGAAACGGCTTTCCAGCTGTTCACCTTATCAGACGACGCACTGAAAGATGCCAGCGGAGAGGTGGTTTTCCCGTCGGCGTTCAATCGTTTCTGA
- the ubiT gene encoding ubiquinone anaerobic biosynthesis accessory factor UbiT: MLQKLRARVVRQGPSLLSLPLKFTPFALQRQVLQEVLSWQLRQALADGELDFLEGRWLKIEVSDLSLTWLMSVQESKLVIAERGEADVSFSGNANDLILIAARKEDPDTLFFQRRLRIEGDTELGLYVKNLMDSIDLDTMPLLLKNGLLRLADFVEAGLQEDREPQAPVAEPC; the protein is encoded by the coding sequence GTGTTGCAAAAACTACGTGCACGTGTGGTCCGTCAGGGACCATCCCTGTTAAGTCTGCCTTTGAAATTCACGCCTTTTGCGTTGCAACGGCAGGTTTTGCAAGAGGTCCTGAGCTGGCAGCTTCGTCAGGCGCTGGCCGACGGAGAGCTGGATTTCCTTGAAGGCCGCTGGTTGAAAATTGAGGTCAGCGATCTTAGCCTGACCTGGCTGATGTCAGTGCAGGAGAGCAAACTGGTGATCGCTGAACGTGGCGAAGCCGATGTCAGCTTCAGCGGTAATGCAAACGATCTGATCCTGATCGCTGCCCGTAAAGAAGATCCGGACACGCTGTTCTTCCAGCGCCGTCTTCGTATTGAGGGTGATACCGAACTGGGCTTGTACGTGAAGAATCTGATGGATTCTATCGATCTTGATACTATGCCGCTGCTGCTGAAAAATGGCCTGCTGCGCCTGGCCGATTTTGTCGAAGCGGGTCTGCAAGAGGACCGTGAGCCGCAAGCTCCGGTAGCTGAGCCATGTTAA